Within the Clostridium scatologenes genome, the region TTGATTAATAACAAAAATGAACATGCTAGTATAAAAGAAGTTTTATGGAAAAATCATAAGGCTATCCGTTTTAACGCAGGTGGATATGAGGCGCTTATGGTACCAGAAGTAGGAGCAAATATAGTAGAATTAAAAAATGTTTTTAAGGGAGTAAGTATACTTAGAAGTCCTAATGATAATTTAGAATTTGAAAAATTTAAAGAAAGACCTCAAGTATATGGGATACCATTATTATTTCCGCCAAATAGAATAGAAGATGGGAAATTTAAACTAGGCAATAAGGTATATCAGTTTCCTATAAATGAGCCTAAAAATCATAACTATATTCATGGATTTATAAAAAATGATAAATGGGAAATAACAAAAAAAGAAATTATTTCTGAAGATCAAGTTGAAATAGAGGCCATTTTTAATTTTAATAAGGAGCATAGTTTTTATAAGTATTTACCTCATGAATTTCAATTTAAATTACTGTATAATCTTTCTAATAAAGGACTAAAACAAACTACAAGTATTATTAATCTAGGTAGTGAAAAAATGCCAATAGGTATAGGATATCATACAGCTTTTAATGTGCCTTACAATTTAGAAAGTAAAGATGAAGATTATAGAGTAATAATGTCCATAGGTAAAAGGTGGGTACAAGATGAAAGAAATTTACCAACAGGAGAAATATTAGATTTGACGGAAGCAGAAAAGAAGTATGCTAATGAAGGGGTAATGCCATTAGGATATAAAATAGAAGCTCATTATACACTAGAAAATATAGAGCTTGATGGATCAAAATTTCATGGTGCAATAATTGAAGATTTATCTAAAAATATGAGAGTTGTATATGAAATGGGTGAAGAATATAAACATATAGTTATATGGAATGATATGGGTGATAAGAAATATGTGTGTATAGAGCCTCAAACTTGTGTGATAAACGCTCCTAATGTTGGATTAGATAAAGATATAACAGGATTTAAAACGCTAGCACCAAAAGATACTTGGATTGAAAAAGCAAGAATATACGTTGAGGATATAGGATAAAATTATTTGAAAAAATTTTTTATTTAAATAATTTTGCACACGTTAACAAAAAAACTATTGTAATTTTAAAAGAAAACGATTATAATAATATTAAATTAAATTGTTCACGTGAACAATTAGGAAAATAGTATGAAAAGTAGGGTGATTATAATGAAAAAATTTATGGACGAGAATTTTTTATTGGATAATGATACTGCAGTGAATTTATTTCATAAATATGCAAAGGACATGCCTATCATAGACTATCATTGCCATTTGAATCCAAAAGAAATTTTTGAAAATAAAAGATTTAAAAACATAACTGAAGTTTGGCTTTATGGTGATCATTATAAATGGAGAGCTATGAGAAGTAATGGCATAGATGAAAAATACATTACTGGAGATGGAACTGATTATGAAAAATTTATAGCATGGGCGAAAACGTTGCCTATGGCTATGGGAAATCCTCTTTACCATTGGACACATTTAGAACTTCAAAGGTTTTTCGGAATATATGAAGTTTTAAATGAAAAAACTGCTCCTGAAATTTGGAAAAAGACCAATGAACTATTAAATGGAGAGGGATTTGGAGCAAGAGACTTAATTAAAAAATCAAATGTAAAGATTGTATGTACAACAGATGATCCAGTAGATTCTTTAGAATATCATTTAAAACTTAAAGAATGCAAGGATTTTGATGTGAAGGTTTTACCAGCTTTTAGACCTGATAAAGGAATTAACATAAATAAGCAAACTTTTGTACCATGGATTGAAAAACTAGGACAAGCATATGGTAAAGCTATAAATAGTTATGATGAATTTATAGAAGCATTAAAAAACAGAATTGATTTCTTCCATTCAGTAGGATGTAGAGTATCAGATCATGCACTAGATAGTGTAGTGTATGCAGAAGGATCTAAAGAAGAAATTGAGAAAATTTTCTTAAAAGCACTTAAAGGTGAAGCATTAACTGTAGAAGAAGTAAGCAAATATAAAACAGCTGTTTTAAAATTCTTAGGAAAAACTTATGCAAAATTAGGATGGACAATGCAGTATCATATTGCAGCTATGAGAGACAATAATACTAAAATGTTTAATAACCTAGGCCCAGATACAGGATTTGATTCTATAAATGATGAAAGCATTGCTTATCCTCTTTCAAGAATTTTAGATTCATTAGAAACTGAAGATTTACTTCCAAAAACAATTTTATATACTTTAAATCCAAAAGATAATTTCGTTCTTGGAACTATGCTTGGAAATTTCCAAGGAACAACTGCTCCAGGAAAAATACAATTTGGATCAGCATGGTGGTTTAATGATCACAAAGATGGAATGATAGAACAGATGAAATCTTTAGCTAACCTTGGTTTATTAAGCCGTTTTGTAGGAATGTTGACTGATTCTAGAAGTTTTTTATCATACACAAGACATGAATATTTTAGAAGAATACTTTGCAATTTAATAGGTGGATGGGTTGAAAATGGAGAATATCCAAATGATATAGAATTTTTGGGAAGCATTGTGCAGAATATATCTTATAATAATGCAAAAGAATATTTTGGAATGTAGAATTTTAATGAAAAAGAGTCTAATCTTTACTGCGTTTATGACGCAGTAAAGATTGAAAATAAATGTATACGATTTTAATGGATGTAAACGATATTATATATTAGGGGGAGTAAAAACATGGAGCAAAAAAAAGTTCAAAAAACTGGCCAAAAGTTAACCTTAAAAGAAAAAATATCTTATGGTTTTGGTGACTTTGGTAATGGATTTATGTTCGATTTAGGACAGGCGTATCTTTCTAAATTCTTTACAGATGTATGTGGCATACCAGCGGCAGCAGCAAAAAATATTTTTGTATATACAAAAATATTTGATGCATTTATGGATCCTATAGCTGGATCAACTGTTGATGCAAGAAAACCAGGTAAACATGGTAAATTTAGACCAGTCATGATGGTTTCAAGTATAATTCTTGCTATATTAACAATTGTAACATTTTTGATGCCTGGAACAACAGCTACTAGTAAGCTAGTATATGCATACGCTGCTTATATGGTATGGGGACTTATATATTCATTTACAAATGTTCCTTATGGCTCATTAGCATCTGTTATGACTCAAGATGTTGATGAAAGAAGTCAAATGGCAACATATAGACAGACAGGATCTTTAGCAGCACAATTAATAACTGGTGTAGCATTTGTACCTATACTTATACATTTTTCAGATCCTAAAATAGGATATCCAGTAGCTGCTGCTATTATGGCTTTAATAGGTGTAATTTCATTCTATATTTGTTTTAGAAACACTAAAGAACATATTCAACCCAAAGCAAAAGTACAAGAAAAAACAACTGTTGGCGATTATGCTAAAGCAGTATTTACAAATAAACCGTTATTATGTTTAATTCTTATGACTTTATTTACAATATCAGCAATGAATGC harbors:
- the uxaC gene encoding glucuronate isomerase, which gives rise to MKKFMDENFLLDNDTAVNLFHKYAKDMPIIDYHCHLNPKEIFENKRFKNITEVWLYGDHYKWRAMRSNGIDEKYITGDGTDYEKFIAWAKTLPMAMGNPLYHWTHLELQRFFGIYEVLNEKTAPEIWKKTNELLNGEGFGARDLIKKSNVKIVCTTDDPVDSLEYHLKLKECKDFDVKVLPAFRPDKGININKQTFVPWIEKLGQAYGKAINSYDEFIEALKNRIDFFHSVGCRVSDHALDSVVYAEGSKEEIEKIFLKALKGEALTVEEVSKYKTAVLKFLGKTYAKLGWTMQYHIAAMRDNNTKMFNNLGPDTGFDSINDESIAYPLSRILDSLETEDLLPKTILYTLNPKDNFVLGTMLGNFQGTTAPGKIQFGSAWWFNDHKDGMIEQMKSLANLGLLSRFVGMLTDSRSFLSYTRHEYFRRILCNLIGGWVENGEYPNDIEFLGSIVQNISYNNAKEYFGM
- a CDS encoding glycoside-pentoside-hexuronide (GPH):cation symporter, giving the protein MEQKKVQKTGQKLTLKEKISYGFGDFGNGFMFDLGQAYLSKFFTDVCGIPAAAAKNIFVYTKIFDAFMDPIAGSTVDARKPGKHGKFRPVMMVSSIILAILTIVTFLMPGTTATSKLVYAYAAYMVWGLIYSFTNVPYGSLASVMTQDVDERSQMATYRQTGSLAAQLITGVAFVPILIHFSDPKIGYPVAAAIMALIGVISFYICFRNTKEHIQPKAKVQEKTTVGDYAKAVFTNKPLLCLILMTLFTISAMNANNQMMIYYCQYALGNVKLQPVINSIMIGCSILGIAAIPKMVKMFGKKKTAMIGFAIGIIANGLNFILPANFYVFTILVTIGYAGLAIPNGVTWAFVSDAIDYGEWHTGNRKEGITYAAFNFSRKIAQSIAAYITLGALQLTGYVANAHQTAKTLLGMKAVMALYPAVALAIAAVVIGLLYNLSDDKYRDIVADLQNGKFENN